Part of the Sinomonas atrocyanea genome is shown below.
GGGCCAGACGGTCAGCCACGGCAGGACCGCGAGGACGTTGACGGCGGCCCACCAGCCCAGGGAGGCCCGCCACCCGGCCGCGTCGGCCACGGGCACGGCGAGCAGCGGCGGAACGGTGGTGCCGACGTTGATGACCGTCACGTACAGGGCCGTCAGGAGCCCGACCCGGTCGGGGAAGTACTTGCGCACCATGGGCGGCAGGACCACGTTGCCCGCGCCCATGCCCGCGAGCGCGAGCGCGGAGCCCGCGAGGAACACGCCCGTCCCGGGGGCCGCGGACCGGACGGCCTGTCCGGCCGCTGCGGCCGCCATCGCCGCCACCGCGATGGCCTCGACGCTCCAGGCCCGCATGAGCAGCGGCGTGAGCAGCCCGGCGACGCCGAAGAGCGCCGTGGGGAGCATGCCGAGGATGCCCACGAGCCACGACGGCAGGAACATCTCCCCTGCGATGCGGTCGGTGAGCGCCGGCACGCTGGTCACGGCGGTGCGGAGGGTGAAGGCCACCGCCAGCAGGCCGACGAGGACGAGGATGCGGCCGCGCCAGGGCCTGCGCCCCCGGGTCCCCCCATGTTCTTCTGCCACCCCCTGACGCTATCGTGCTGGTCATGGACAAGGACATCCAGGACCGCATCCGCGAGCTCATCGATGAGGAGCACTCCCTCCGCGGCACCCCGGGGGCAGGCAGTGCAGAGAAGGGCACGGGCCGCCTCGGCGAGCTGGAGGCGCAGCTCGACCAGTGCTGGGACCTCCTGCGCCAGCGCCGCGCCAAGCGCGAGTTCGGGGAGGACCCCGACGAGGCCAGCGTGCGCCCCGCCGACGTCGTGGAGAACTACAGGGAGTAGCCCCCGCGGCCCCGGTTTGCGCGGCGCCGGTCAGCACCTGATAAGCTCGGTGAGTTCCCGCGAGGGAAACACGAGTTGCCCTCGTAGCTCAGTGGATAGAGCGTCTGCCTCCGGAGCAGAAGGCCGTAGGTTCGAATCCTATCGAGGGCACCACCGCACCCCCGGTCCGATGGACCGGGGGTGCTTCTCGTTGACGGCGGCCATTCACCTCGGCATACGGACGCCCCTGGCCGGCTCAGGCTGCCCTGGCCCGCAGGAGCGGCCCGGACCCCGGCCGCCCCTGCGGGCCAGGGCAGCAGTCGTCTTGGTACAGCCCACTAGACTGGATCAGCCATGGCCCTGACGATCACGTATCCCGCCGCCCTCCCGGTCTCCGAGCGCCGCGACGAGCTCATGGAGGCCATCGCCGCGAACCAGGTCACGATCATCGCCGGCGAGACCGGCTCGGGGAAGACGACCCAGATCCCCAAGATGTGCCTCGAGCTCGGCCTCGGCAAGAAGGGCCTGATCGGCCACACCCAGCCGCGGCGGCTCGCCGCGCGCACCGTCGCCGAGCGCATCGCCGAGGAGCTGGACGTCGAGCTCGGCGCCGAGGTCGGCTTCCAGGTGCGCTTCACCGGCGAGGTCGGGCCGCAGACCAAGGTCAAGCTCATGACCGACGGCATCCTGCTCGCGGAGATCCAGCGGGACAGGCTCCTGCGGCGCTACTCGACGATCATCATCGACGAGGCCCACGAGCGCAGCCTCAACATCGACTTCATCCTCGGCTACCTCAAGCGCGTGCTCCCCCAGCGGCCGGATTTGAAGGTCATCATCACCTCGGCGACCATCGACCCGGAGCGCTTCGCCCGGCACTTCGCGCGCGAGGTGCCCGGCGCCGAGCCCGAGCCCGCGCCGATCGTCGAGGTCTCGGGCCGGACCTATCCGGTCGAGATCCGCTACCGGCCCCTCGTCGCCGAACCGGCCGGCTCCGAGGACGAGGACGACTCGGTGGCCCGCAGCGACGACGCCCTCGAGGAGGACCGGGACCCGGTCGACGCCGTGTGCGACGCGGTCGACGAGCTCTCCCGCGAGGCGCCCGGGGACATCCTCATCTTCTTCTCGGGCGAGCGGGAGATCCGCGACGCGGCCGAGGCCCTCGCCGCCTCCATCCAGAAGAACCCCCGCATGGCCGGGGCAGAGATCCTGCCGCTCTTCGCCCGGCTCTCGCTCGCCGAGCAGCACCGCGTCTTCACCCCCGGCGGGAAGCGGCGGATCGTGCTGGCCACGAACGTGGCGGAGACCTCTCTGACCGTCCCCGGCATCAAGTACGTCATCGACACCGGCACGGCGCGCATCTCGCGCTACTCGCACCGCACCAAGGTCCAGCGTCTGCCGATCGAGCGCGTCTCGCAGGCCTCGGCGAACCAGCGCGCCGGCCGGTGCGGGCGCGTCTCCGACGG
Proteins encoded:
- a CDS encoding DUF2630 family protein, coding for MDKDIQDRIRELIDEEHSLRGTPGAGSAEKGTGRLGELEAQLDQCWDLLRQRRAKREFGEDPDEASVRPADVVENYRE